The following proteins are encoded in a genomic region of Synechococcus sp. CBW1002:
- a CDS encoding ABC-F family ATP-binding cassette domain-containing protein: MSLISLVDAGKDFGIRTLFENLTLHVGERERLGLIGPNGAGKSTLLRVLAGLEPLGSGERRCASRTRVVLVDQDPVFDPENTVLEQVWADCGEKADLLLRYEQLSHAVAANPEDGARLAELSDLQAQLDRSNGWQLEQQCREVLQRLGLGDGHQRLGDLSGGFRRRVALAAALVAEPDVLLLDEPTNHLDAHGVEWLQSYLGRFPGALVLVTHDRYVLDRVTRRIVAVEQGEARPYEGNYATYLKHRAEEEASEAATAAKFKGTLRRELAWLRQGPKARSTKQKARLQRIEALRETPPRQGRGQVSLTTNSRRLGKRAITAEDLCVSSVEGEQGRTLLRQFSYDFSPEDRVGIIGPNGVGKSSLLEVIAGRRQPSGGSLELGSTVKLAYFDQHSDVLLQASADGTPALERKVIDVVKDAASRVDVDGVELSASQLLERFLFPPAQQHQPVSKLSGGERRRLHLCRLLIEAPNVLLLDEPTNDLDVHTLSVLEDFLEDFRGCVVVVSHDRYFLDRTVDRLFSFEDGELRRFEGNYSAYLERRDQSGRGQAPADQSPPEPVSATPATQAAAAPGTSAAAPKRARRRSFKENRELEELDRNLPLFEERRRDLEQRLAGGGEDYTALESLTQELAELIERIGAAEERWLELSELTA, translated from the coding sequence ATGAGCCTGATCAGCCTGGTGGATGCCGGCAAGGACTTCGGCATCCGCACCCTGTTCGAGAACCTGACCCTGCATGTGGGGGAGCGGGAGCGGCTCGGGCTGATCGGCCCCAATGGCGCCGGTAAATCCACCCTGCTACGGGTGCTGGCCGGCCTCGAACCCCTGGGCAGCGGCGAGCGGCGCTGCGCCAGCCGAACCCGGGTGGTGCTGGTGGACCAGGACCCCGTCTTCGATCCCGAGAACACCGTGCTCGAGCAGGTCTGGGCAGACTGCGGCGAGAAGGCCGACCTGCTGCTGCGCTACGAGCAGCTCAGCCATGCGGTGGCGGCCAATCCCGAAGACGGAGCGCGGCTGGCTGAGCTCAGCGACCTCCAGGCCCAGCTGGACCGCAGCAACGGCTGGCAGCTGGAGCAGCAGTGCCGCGAGGTGCTGCAGCGGCTGGGGCTGGGCGACGGCCACCAGCGGCTCGGTGATCTGTCCGGTGGCTTCCGCCGGCGGGTGGCCCTGGCGGCCGCCCTGGTGGCCGAACCGGACGTGCTGCTGCTCGATGAACCCACCAACCACCTCGATGCCCACGGGGTGGAATGGCTGCAGAGCTATCTGGGCCGCTTTCCCGGTGCGCTGGTGCTCGTCACCCACGACCGCTACGTGCTCGACCGGGTGACCCGGCGGATCGTGGCCGTGGAACAGGGTGAAGCCCGGCCCTACGAGGGCAATTACGCCACCTATCTCAAGCACCGGGCCGAGGAGGAGGCCTCCGAAGCCGCCACGGCCGCGAAATTCAAGGGCACCCTGCGGCGCGAGCTGGCCTGGCTGCGCCAGGGCCCCAAGGCCCGCAGCACCAAGCAGAAGGCCCGCCTGCAGCGCATCGAGGCCCTGCGGGAGACGCCGCCGCGCCAGGGTCGCGGCCAGGTGAGCCTCACCACCAACAGCCGGCGCCTCGGCAAACGGGCGATCACGGCCGAGGATCTGTGCGTGAGCAGCGTCGAAGGGGAGCAGGGCCGCACCCTGCTGCGCCAGTTCAGCTACGACTTCAGCCCCGAAGACCGGGTGGGGATCATCGGTCCGAACGGTGTCGGCAAATCCAGCCTGCTGGAGGTGATCGCCGGTCGGCGGCAGCCCAGCGGCGGCAGCCTGGAGCTGGGCAGCACCGTGAAGCTGGCCTACTTCGATCAGCACAGCGATGTGCTGCTGCAGGCCAGCGCCGACGGCACACCGGCCCTGGAGCGCAAGGTGATCGATGTGGTGAAGGATGCCGCCAGCCGCGTGGACGTGGACGGGGTGGAGCTCAGCGCCTCGCAGCTGCTGGAACGGTTCCTGTTTCCACCGGCCCAGCAGCATCAGCCGGTCAGCAAGCTCTCCGGCGGTGAGCGGCGGCGCCTGCACCTCTGCCGGCTGCTGATCGAAGCGCCGAACGTGCTGCTGCTCGATGAACCCACCAACGACCTCGACGTGCACACCCTCAGCGTGCTGGAGGACTTCCTCGAAGACTTCCGCGGCTGTGTGGTGGTGGTGTCGCACGATCGCTACTTCCTCGATCGCACCGTGGATCGGCTGTTCAGCTTCGAAGACGGCGAGCTGCGGCGTTTCGAGGGGAACTACAGCGCCTACCTCGAGCGCAGAGATCAGAGCGGACGCGGCCAGGCGCCTGCAGACCAATCCCCACCGGAGCCCGTTTCCGCCACTCCAGCGACCCAGGCCGCCGCGGCCCCAGGGACCAGCGCAGCCGCACCGAAGCGGGCCCGCCGCCGCAGCTTCAAGGAGAACCGCGAGCTGGAAGAGCTGGACAGGAATCTGCCCCTCTTCGAGGAGCGCCGCCGCGACCTGGAGCAACGCCTCGCCGGGGGCGGCGAGGATTACACCGCCCTGGAGAGCCTCACCCAGGAGCTGGCCGAGCTGATCGAGCGGATCGGAGCGGCGGAGGAGCGCTGGCTAGAGCTGAGCGAGCTGACAGCCTGA